One window of Ignavibacteriales bacterium genomic DNA carries:
- a CDS encoding response regulator transcription factor, translating to MQKMKILLLEDDANLGFILKEHLEMKEFDVKLSTNGVEGMIEYNKANYNICLVDVMMPKKDGFTFVKEVRQKDQKIPIIFLTAKSLKEDRITGFKVGCDDYITKPFSMEELLLRIQAVLRRSVNGLENEVLIQFKIGRYFFDSINQTLQIGKQVEFLTTKESELLHLLCLNMNRVLDRNEALTKIWGSDSYFSARSMDVFISKIRKCLAEDSRISIVNVHGRGFKLVVNS from the coding sequence ATGCAAAAGATGAAAATTCTACTTTTAGAAGATGATGCAAATCTTGGCTTTATACTTAAAGAACATCTTGAAATGAAAGAGTTTGATGTAAAACTTTCTACAAATGGTGTTGAAGGAATGATCGAATATAATAAAGCCAATTACAACATTTGTCTTGTAGATGTAATGATGCCCAAGAAGGATGGCTTTACTTTTGTAAAAGAAGTCCGCCAAAAAGATCAGAAAATCCCAATTATCTTTCTAACTGCAAAATCACTTAAGGAAGATCGGATAACCGGATTTAAAGTTGGCTGTGATGATTATATTACCAAGCCATTTAGTATGGAAGAACTCCTGCTGCGTATTCAAGCGGTTTTAAGACGAAGTGTTAATGGATTAGAAAATGAGGTACTTATTCAATTCAAAATCGGCAGATATTTTTTTGATAGTATTAATCAAACATTGCAGATTGGTAAACAAGTAGAATTCTTAACAACAAAAGAATCAGAACTTCTTCATTTACTTTGCTTAAATATGAATAGAGTTTTGGACCGCAATGAAGCCCTTACTAAAATCTGGGGAAGCGATTCTTATTTTAGTGCCCGCAGCATGGATGTTTTTATCTCCAAAATCAGAAAATGTCTCGCGGAAGATTCAAGAATATCAATTGTTAATGTTCACGGCAGAGGTTTTAAATTGGTGGTTAACTCATAG